GCGAAGTTGAAGTAGTCACTGAGATTAATCTACCTCTGAATGTGAAGCTTACTGATGTAACTCGTGATTTTCCTACTGGCATAGAGGGTTTCGACTTTGAAGAAGCAGATACTATCAGACTCGTATTAAATACAGTCAACCAATTACCCTTTGACGGAGTAATTGATATGCAGTTTTTAGCTGCAGACTCTTCTGTTTTATTTGAAATCACAGATATTCTGTTTTTCAATTCTGCAGAAGTACCATCATCTGGTAAAATTGAAGAGCCTGTAACAAATTCCGCAATAGTTAAAATACACAAAGGTGAGAATGGTGGTTATCAGGAACTACTCGATGCAAGTGTACTCAATCTATTAACTCATATTACAAGCTATAAAGCCAGCGAAGATAATTTCGTGAAAATATTTTCCGATTATGAGCTGCTAATTCAAGTAGGAACTGAAGCAAACATTAGTCATGAGTTATAATTTAATATCACGTTTTCTACTAGCCCTAGCCTTTTGTCTTGTAAGTACCAAAATGGTACATGCCCAATCTGGTATTTCCTTATATCACTTGACCAACAGCACATTTCAGGGGAATAATTTCAATCCAGCCTTTTTCCCTGAAGGAAAAACATTTGTCGGATTACCTGTAATATCCGGGATCTCAATTGATTACAATGGTCCTGTTAGTTATGAGGATGCTATTACAACCAACGAATTAGGTGAAAGAGAATGGGATATTGACAATTTTGTCAACAACGCCAAAAAAAGGAATTACGTGAGCATGGAAGCAGATATTTCTACGCTTCACGTCGCTTGGAGAAAATCTCCCACCCAAGGATATTCAATATTTATTAGGGAAAGAGTTGGTGCCAGAGGTTTTTATGGTGAAAACGTGGTAAAAACGGCTTGGCGTGGAAACACCGCCATCGTAGGTGACGAAATTGACCTGAGTAGAACAGCACTAGATGTCAGGTATTACAGAGAATATGGATTTGGTGTGTGGAAAAGCATTCCAAATAGAGCCATAAATATCGGTGTGCGCGTTAAGTTTCTTAATGGTATGATCAGCGCAGTAACTGATAACAAATTCGACGGTTCTGTAGGGTTTGAAGAAAACACATACAATGCAAACTTCGATCTTCAGGGAGCTACCGTAAATACTTCAGGGCTTAATTTAATAGATAGTGATGATCTCACCTCTCATATGATCAGCAATGGAAATTTAGGAGCAGGAATTGACATAGGCGCGCATTGGAAAATCAACAAAGAATTGTCAGCAGCTGTTTCAGTTAATGATCTTGGCTTTATTCATTGGAAAGTTGATCCTGAAAACTATCTGCTTGCAGACACTACTTTTAGATTCACAGGGATCGACCTAGCTGATGTAAGCAATTTTGAAGATGCGTATCTGGATACATTAAAAAACGCACTCCAGGATACTACACTTTATAGAGCATATACCACAGGACTCAATACAACTTCTTATGCCAGTTTAATGTATCAATTGACACCTAATGATAGATTTACTGGTACCATTGCTGCGCATATCGTTCGCGGAAATTTCCGAATGATCTATTCTGCTGCCTATACTAGAAAAGTCGGTCGAGCACTAAATGTATCTGCCAATGTATCAAGAATACCTCAGCAAGGAATAGATCTTGGACTAGCTGCAGCAGTTAATTTTGGATCTTGTCAAATCTATATGGCATCAGATAAACTACTGAGGGTCTGGGATGTTACAAAAATTGACGCTGTGGACTTTCGATTTGGATTTAACCTTGTATTTAATGGGAAAGGGAAATCTCCTAAGGATGACAACAGCGACTTGATGCACCCATCACCTTACAGCAAAAAAGAGAAAGTTGAAAAGAGTGATGGAATCTACTGGATAATTAGAAAACAAAAGCCACGACCCGTTTACGAAAAGTCCAATTTCAAGGATTATTAATTCACGCCAACTGCGAATTGCTCCATATCGTCAAGCGTGATTTTGCCTTCATAAAACGCTTTACCAAAAATCACCCCGTAAACACCAATATCATTTAATCTTTTGATATCGTCTACGTTTCTAATACCACCACTAGCAAATAGGCAAAGATTAGGGAACTTTTCGATGACTTCTTGATACAAATCAAATGAAGGTCCTTCCATAGCCCCTTCTCTCGAGATATCCGTAGTCTTAAGATACTTGAGTCCTCTAGAGTAGAAATAATCAATATGCTCGAACGTATCAAGCTTTGTTCCTTTTTGCCAACCTCCTACACGTATAAGGCCATCAAGAGTGTCTGCGCCCAGGGCAATTTTTTCACGGCCATATGACATCATCCATGAAGTAAACAGTTCAGGATTATAAACCGCTATTGTAGCTGAAGTTATACTTTCAGCGCCATACTCAAATGATTTAGTTACATCGCCGTCGGTATGAATACCGCCAGAAAAATTGATAGCTATATCCGA
The sequence above is drawn from the Reichenbachiella sp. genome and encodes:
- a CDS encoding 1-(5-phosphoribosyl)-5-[(5-phosphoribosylamino)methylideneamino] imidazole-4-carboxamide isomerase, which translates into the protein MLLVPSISIKDGKVTRLTRGDYSSGKIYNESPIDLARQFEDHGINRLHLIDLDGAKKGTPVNYHILEMMSGYSDIAINFSGGIHTDGDVTKSFEYGAESITSATIAVYNPELFTSWMMSYGREKIALGADTLDGLIRVGGWQKGTKLDTFEHIDYFYSRGLKYLKTTDISREGAMEGPSFDLYQEVIEKFPNLCLFASGGIRNVDDIKRLNDIGVYGVIFGKAFYEGKITLDDMEQFAVGVN
- a CDS encoding DUF5723 family protein, with translation MSYNLISRFLLALAFCLVSTKMVHAQSGISLYHLTNSTFQGNNFNPAFFPEGKTFVGLPVISGISIDYNGPVSYEDAITTNELGEREWDIDNFVNNAKKRNYVSMEADISTLHVAWRKSPTQGYSIFIRERVGARGFYGENVVKTAWRGNTAIVGDEIDLSRTALDVRYYREYGFGVWKSIPNRAINIGVRVKFLNGMISAVTDNKFDGSVGFEENTYNANFDLQGATVNTSGLNLIDSDDLTSHMISNGNLGAGIDIGAHWKINKELSAAVSVNDLGFIHWKVDPENYLLADTTFRFTGIDLADVSNFEDAYLDTLKNALQDTTLYRAYTTGLNTTSYASLMYQLTPNDRFTGTIAAHIVRGNFRMIYSAAYTRKVGRALNVSANVSRIPQQGIDLGLAAAVNFGSCQIYMASDKLLRVWDVTKIDAVDFRFGFNLVFNGKGKSPKDDNSDLMHPSPYSKKEKVEKSDGIYWIIRKQKPRPVYEKSNFKDY